The nucleotide sequence GCTGGTTCCGTGTCCTCTCTttggcctcctcttcctcctgtatCTTCTTtctgctccacacacacagagttaccaCATGGACCAAGCACCAGAGTTTCCATGATACAACACACTAACCATAAGTCACTGCGGCCCACCTGTGTTCCTcgatctgcctctccctctcgcggtacctcttctctctatcctcctgctCTTTCCTTTCCagctccatcctctcctcctcgaAGCGTTGCCTCTCCTCCACaaccttcttcctctcctcctcctttctcaacTCTTCCTCACGCTGGTACACACAAAAGACAGAAATATATTTCAACATTTGTTCAATACTTCAATAACCAATTAGTcacaacataaaacatcaatgaCTAAAATGCAAAACAGAACATCTGGCTTTGGTCCTTCTATTGAGCAAAATCAACACAAACTAACATGTAGAGGGCAAAGCCGCCCGCTCACAATGATTCAAATTCAAATAACCTCAAGGACAGAGAGCAGTGGATGTCATATCTCATTTGAGTCTGTCTCATTGGCTTGTGGCGTTGCTTTTGGAAGACGGGGGACATTTTTTGACTTTGTTTCGATCCTACTCCTACACACTCCAATTGAAACCGGAATTCATGCTATCATTCCTAGTCTGAGGAGAAGGTAGAGAAAACAGATAACAGTGCTGCTCTTCTTGTCTCCAGAGTCCTTGTCCCAGTCACACCCCCCGATCCCCCATCACttctttcctccctcctgacGTCAGCGGGAATCATGTTCATTCCTACCTTGGCTTGTTCCCAGAATTCCTCTCTATTGATCTTCTTCATCTCAATCTCTGCGTTGGTTTTGGTGTACACGGTGCCCTGGACATCCGCCcaatagggagagaggaaaggagagaggagagaggaagtggTTGGTTACAACCATTAGTCAGAGAaccatggcacacacacacacacacacacacagctcagggTCAGCGTCTGCTATAGTACAATTACTGTGCCCTCCAAATCCTATTGCACCACACCACCCGTAACCAACAGGGTCAGACTAGACATATAGTGTCATATTTCTGTTCGACACACAATTACCGTATCACTTATTCTGCACCATTGCCTGGATATGATTTATA is from Oncorhynchus masou masou isolate Uvic2021 unplaced genomic scaffold, UVic_Omas_1.1 unplaced_scaffold_9029, whole genome shotgun sequence and encodes:
- the LOC135538084 gene encoding drebrin-like, which gives rise to MKKINREEFWEQAKREEELRKEEERKKVVEERQRFEEERMELERKEQEDREKRYRERERQIEEHRKKIQEEEEAKERTRNQPLV